One window of Sphingobacteriales bacterium genomic DNA carries:
- a CDS encoding leucine-rich repeat domain-containing protein, whose protein sequence is MENNATLTALARIRSLQKKGVDGYVLDLSNLELTFIPVEIETLRNLKELNLQNNQLTVLSSEIGNLPSLQVINASNNHIGQIAKSVRKLGNLNHLDLSGNKLNSLPYEFAQLKNLLTLNLSNNNFTDIPKAIKQLPKLAYLIFNYNRINRLPNTISQMSELVELCFEGNEIDKLPDSIGQLQYLKILNLAGNKLSNIPPSIGQLNNLQVLNVAGNLLNSLPSEISLLRQLQRLNLSDNMLSNIPLQITSLKKLTNTPDQPGLNLNKNRFNVPDEIFQREPAEIIQYLTDLQLSKNTKPLLEAKIIFIGSGEVGKTSLINMLTTGSFNAAEPITDGIQIKDWEVKRGADHVKVHIWDFGGQEILHATHKFFMTDRTVYVLVINPRTEDRYGDSELEYWLKLIRSFAGTAVPIVVVVNKCETHKIDLAKGTMHDKYPNIIGFVETSCKENKNIDKLESSITQAISRLKHIDDLLPKSYFEIKQHLEQSNENYITYDGYKKVCLEVNPDFTEQSMTTLVKLLHDLGVMLNFSEDRLLKDTQVLNPEWVTKGVYQIIASPKLIGKKGIIKAQEIRNILDSKSYPTDKERYYIMDIMQRFELCYQLSGTDESFFIPGAFTKDRPDFEWEYKPNQLLRFQYLYEVLPSGIMSLFIVRVHDFIRHHDYWRNGVIIKKESCEALVIADPQERKICIEVSGNGNKRDFLAFIRSQFEVLHKRFSGIVVKKYIVYEHEHQSVPIDLDSLLLHEQINEKYIVIKELKTKLPVKLLLSGIEPEKELTENHQNNRSYDIDNTRREDSFTDKGNQKPAEKMIETYKITRILKYIGGGIAGIIAILAGLSEMVGEPIINLIKQFFAK, encoded by the coding sequence ATGGAAAATAATGCAACATTAACTGCTTTGGCAAGAATACGCAGTCTGCAAAAAAAGGGAGTGGACGGATATGTCTTAGACCTTAGCAATCTGGAGCTTACTTTTATTCCTGTAGAAATCGAAACCCTGCGAAACCTTAAGGAGCTGAATTTACAAAACAATCAGTTAACTGTCCTTTCCTCTGAAATAGGTAACCTGCCCTCTCTTCAAGTAATCAATGCTTCCAATAATCACATCGGTCAGATTGCCAAATCTGTCAGAAAACTCGGCAACCTGAATCATTTAGATTTGTCGGGCAATAAACTAAATAGCTTGCCTTATGAGTTCGCACAACTAAAAAACCTGTTGACACTTAATTTAAGTAACAATAATTTTACCGATATTCCTAAAGCAATCAAACAACTGCCTAAACTCGCCTATCTGATATTTAATTATAACCGGATTAACCGTTTGCCCAATACCATTTCTCAAATGAGTGAATTGGTGGAATTGTGTTTTGAAGGAAATGAAATAGACAAATTGCCCGATTCAATCGGACAACTTCAATATCTTAAAATACTGAACCTTGCCGGTAATAAACTGAGCAATATCCCCCCTTCCATTGGGCAATTAAATAATCTTCAGGTTTTAAATGTTGCCGGTAATTTATTAAATTCTCTTCCCTCCGAAATCAGCCTTTTGCGTCAACTGCAACGACTGAATTTGTCAGACAATATGCTGTCAAATATCCCTCTTCAAATAACATCTCTCAAAAAACTTACAAATACGCCTGACCAACCCGGCTTAAATCTGAACAAAAACAGGTTTAATGTGCCTGATGAAATATTCCAACGCGAACCTGCCGAAATTATTCAATATCTGACTGACTTGCAGTTGTCTAAAAATACCAAACCTCTGCTCGAAGCAAAAATCATCTTTATCGGGTCGGGCGAAGTCGGTAAAACCTCACTGATAAATATGTTGACAACAGGCAGCTTCAATGCTGCCGAACCTATTACCGATGGAATTCAAATTAAAGATTGGGAAGTAAAACGCGGTGCCGATCATGTTAAAGTTCATATTTGGGATTTTGGAGGACAAGAAATTCTGCACGCTACTCATAAGTTTTTTATGACTGACCGGACAGTTTATGTTTTGGTCATCAATCCGCGCACGGAAGACAGATATGGCGATTCAGAATTGGAATACTGGCTGAAACTCATCCGGTCTTTTGCAGGAACTGCAGTGCCTATTGTGGTTGTAGTAAATAAATGTGAAACTCATAAAATTGATCTTGCCAAAGGAACCATGCATGACAAATACCCGAATATTATTGGATTTGTCGAAACTTCCTGCAAGGAAAACAAAAACATTGATAAATTAGAATCCTCGATAACGCAAGCCATTTCCAGACTTAAACATATTGACGACCTTTTGCCTAAAAGCTATTTTGAAATCAAACAGCATTTAGAGCAAAGCAACGAAAACTACATCACTTACGATGGATATAAAAAAGTTTGTTTGGAAGTTAATCCGGATTTTACAGAACAAAGCATGACAACTTTGGTCAAATTGCTTCACGACCTCGGTGTGATGCTTAATTTTAGTGAAGACCGTTTGCTAAAAGACACTCAGGTTTTAAATCCCGAATGGGTTACTAAAGGCGTTTATCAAATTATTGCTTCCCCAAAACTCATCGGAAAAAAAGGAATTATTAAAGCACAGGAAATCCGGAACATTCTCGACAGTAAAAGCTATCCTACCGATAAAGAGCGATATTATATCATGGATATCATGCAAAGGTTTGAGCTTTGTTACCAGTTATCAGGTACTGATGAAAGTTTTTTTATTCCCGGTGCTTTCACCAAAGACCGTCCTGATTTTGAATGGGAATATAAACCCAATCAGCTTTTAAGATTTCAATACCTTTATGAAGTATTGCCTTCTGGAATTATGTCATTATTTATAGTCCGCGTACACGATTTTATTCGTCACCACGACTATTGGCGCAATGGCGTTATTATAAAAAAAGAGAGTTGTGAAGCTTTGGTTATTGCGGACCCACAGGAAAGAAAAATCTGTATTGAAGTTAGCGGCAACGGCAACAAACGAGATTTCCTTGCTTTTATTCGTTCACAGTTTGAAGTGTTGCACAAAAGGTTTTCAGGCATTGTAGTCAAAAAATATATTGTTTATGAACACGAACATCAGTCAGTTCCTATTGACCTGGATTCTTTACTGCTGCATGAACAAATCAATGAAAAATATATAGTTATAAAGGAGTTGAAAACAAAACTACCGGTTAAACTCCTTCTTAGTGGCATTGAGCCTGAAAAAGAATTGACAGAAAACCATCAAAACAACCGTTCTTATGATATAGATAACACCCGCCGCGAAGACTCATTTACAGACAAAGGAAATCAAAAACCTGCTGAAAAAATGATAGAAACCTATAAAATAACCAGAATTCTAAAATACATTGGCGGTGGAATTGCAGGAATAATAGCCATTTTGGCCGGTTTATCTGAAATGGTGGGTGAACCAATCATCAATTTGATAAAACAATTTTTTGCAAAATAA
- the prmA gene encoding 50S ribosomal protein L11 methyltransferase: MPYTIAEITVNNSEVVDTIIAELAGIGYEGFEETEQGLTAYIQTDYFDNDALHQTIARYNKKGKASVSAIRALEEKNWNQEWEQNFKPIYIEDKILVRAPFHSVTGNFQYIIIIEPKMAFGTGHHETTYLMLAEMLNYQIKNKQVLDFGCGTGILAILAAMQGAASIIAIDNDEWAYHNTLENIQVNQLVPFQVRLGDHHQIKADEQFDLVLANITRNVILETLPTLAQAIQPDGTLLISGILHEDIPSIQQAATNQELTFTKQQLRGNWAMLAFQKKPN; encoded by the coding sequence ATGCCTTATACTATTGCCGAAATAACCGTGAACAATTCCGAGGTCGTGGATACTATTATCGCAGAACTTGCAGGAATTGGTTATGAAGGATTTGAAGAAACCGAACAGGGGCTTACTGCTTACATTCAGACAGACTATTTTGACAATGATGCATTACATCAAACTATAGCCCGATACAACAAAAAAGGCAAAGCATCCGTTAGTGCCATCAGAGCATTAGAAGAAAAGAATTGGAATCAAGAATGGGAGCAAAATTTTAAACCGATCTATATTGAGGACAAGATACTTGTCAGAGCCCCTTTTCATTCTGTTACCGGTAATTTTCAATATATCATCATCATTGAACCTAAAATGGCTTTTGGAACCGGTCATCACGAAACAACCTACCTGATGCTTGCAGAAATGCTGAATTATCAAATAAAAAACAAACAAGTTCTTGATTTTGGCTGCGGAACCGGCATATTGGCTATTTTAGCAGCTATGCAAGGTGCAGCATCTATAATTGCGATTGACAACGATGAATGGGCGTACCACAACACACTCGAAAATATTCAGGTCAATCAGCTTGTTCCTTTTCAAGTCAGGTTGGGCGATCATCATCAAATAAAAGCTGACGAACAATTTGATCTTGTTTTGGCGAACATTACCCGTAATGTAATTTTAGAAACATTACCAACCCTGGCTCAAGCCATTCAACCCGATGGAACGCTTTTAATCAGCGGCATTCTGCACGAGGATATTCCATCTATTCAACAAGCTGCCACTAACCAGGAATTGACTTTTACCAAACAGCAACTGCGTGGTAACTGGGCTATGCTTGCTTTTCAAAAAAAGCCAAACTAA